Proteins encoded by one window of Manihot esculenta cultivar AM560-2 chromosome 10, M.esculenta_v8, whole genome shotgun sequence:
- the LOC110625247 gene encoding probable LRR receptor-like serine/threonine-protein kinase At3g47570, producing the protein MAHLANLGASWSSILHVHLIFLVSITMLSLQPEICLSFKMGNETDRLALLEFKAKIASDPYGTLRSWNNSVNFCKWQGVTCGRKHHRVTSLDLHELSLSGTISPYIGNLSFLRFLNLSDNRFYGEIPQEVGRLFRLRIFSLKTNILRGEIPVNISFCLELRIMTLAVNGLVGKIPAELSSLKKLMGLFLGTNKLTGKIPHSFGNLSSLQRLFLQYNHLEGNIPNELGRITSLTMLGMGINNLVGPIPSTVYNISSITALSVPDNQLNGRLPEKIGLTLPNLQFFHIGGNKFHGSIPASLTNASQLQILDIGSNRLTGPIPKNLGDLTGLQRLNMEKNFLGSNSSQDLAFITSLSNCSNLRKLYLADNNFGGVFPATIVNMSTLGDLGLGINQISGRIPADIGNLVNLYRLGLEQNLFYGSIPNSFGKLQKLQALLLHTNMLSGQIPQSLGNITQLSDLWLGRNKLEGNMTSITNCQNLHILDVGNNNLTGSIPPQIFALPFLSLVLNLSYNSFTGPLPREIGHLKNIGTLDITESKLSGEIPGSIGECLSLTDLYMPGNFLQGPIPSSLASLRGLRYLDLARNNLSGKIPKEIEKLPFLQFLNLSFNNLEGEVPTKGVFSSRSAVSLDGNKNLCGGIPELQLPACPIKQKKHKKPLVAIILAATMSLILLLSAITSLRLLYWRKSKKNLSSNPFTLDKLFQISYNELLQATQGFSSDNLIGEGSFGSVYRGSLDLEGERIVAVKVLNLQQHGASKSFIAECRALRSIRHRNLVKILTCCSSIDFKGNDFKALVLDFMGNGSLETWLHPEEDGTSQSRNLNLLQRLRVAVDLSSALHYLHDLCETPIIHCDLKPSNILLDNDMTAHLGDFGLARLLSKNTSNSSQGQTNSIGMKGTIGYIPPEYGIGSKATTNGDVYSFGIILLEIFTGRRPTDEVFTDGLNLHSFVSSKLPGHVMEALDPKLIATGEFRAEEIVEDNESSDDGQIEIQENNIKIENLKLHASNVKECVASVLKIGLACSAEVPGDRMNMRDVTRKLNIIMDAILRARTHEDPRIVNHK; encoded by the exons ATGGCACATCTAGCCAACTTAGGAGCTTCTTGGTCTTCAATTCTTCATGTTCATCTCATTTTCTTAGTTTCTATCACCATGCTCAGCTTGCAACCTGAGATTTGTCTCAGTTTTAAGATGGGGAATGAAACTGATCGTCTTGCACTTTTGGAGTTCAAAGCCAAGATAGCCAGCGATCCATATGGAACCTTGAGATCATGGAACAATTCTGTCAATTTCTGCAAATGGCAAGGGGTTACTTGCGGCCGAAAGCACCATAGAGTTACGTCTCTAGACCTGCACGAGCTGAGCTTGTCAGGTACAATATCTCCATATATTGGGAACCTCTCATTTTTAAGGTTCCTCAACCTTAGTGACAATAGATTTTATGGAGAAATTCCCCAAGAAGTTGGCCGTCTGTTTCGTCTAAGAATTTTCAGCCTCAAGACAAACATATTGAGAGGAGAAATTCCAGTCAACATCAGCTTTTGTTTAGAGCTCAGGATTATGACTTTGGCTGTTAATGGCTTAGTGGGGAAAATTCCAGCTGAGCTAAGCTCTTTAAAGAAGCTCATGGGACTTTTCCTCGGTACAAACAAACTTACAGGAAAGATCCCACATTCTTTTGGAAACCTTTCGTCCCTCCAACGTTTATTTCTACAATACAATCATTTGGAAGGAAATATTCCAAATGAATTGGGACGAATTACAAGCTTGACAATGCTTGGGATGGGAATCAATAATCTGGTTGGTCCAATTCCTTCTACCGTCTACAATATCTCATCCATCACTGCTCTTTCTGTCCCAGATAATCAACTTAATGGGAGGCTCCCAGAAAAAATAGGACTCACTCTTCCTAACCTGCAATTTTTTCATATCGGCGGTAACAAATTCCATGGAAGTATTCCAGCTTCATTAACGAATGCTTCTCAGCTTCAAATACTCGATATCGGTAGCAACAGATTGACAGGACCAATCCCCAAAAATCTGGGAGATTTGACTGGTCTTCAACGGCTGAACATGGAGAAAAATTTTCTGGGCAGTAATTCAAGTCAGGACTTGGCTTTCATAACATCTTTGTCAAATTGCAGCAATCTCCGAAAACTATATCTTGCTGACAATAATTTCGGCGGTGTATTCCCTGCAACTATAGTAAACATGTCTACACTTGGAGATTTAGGCTTAGGAATAAACCAAATATCAGGTAGAATTCCAGCAGACATTGGAAACCTAGTCAATTTGTATCGATTAGGCTTGGAGCAAAACCTTTTTTATGGCAGCATTCCCAATTCTTTTGGAAAGCTTCAAAAGCTGCAAGCATTGCTTTTGCATACAAACATGTTGTCAGGACAAATCCCTCAATCCTTAGGTAACATTACCCAACTATCTGATCTTTGGTTAGGAAGAAACAAATTAGAAGGGAATATGACAAGTATCACAAACTGTCAAAATCTGCATATTCTGGATGTGGGGAACAATAACCTGACTGGTAGCATACCTCCACAAATTTTTGCTCTGCCCTTTCTTTCACTAGTTCTTAACTTGTCATATAACTCATTTACAGGTCCGTTACCCCGAGAAATTGGCCACCTGAAAAATATTGGTACATTAGATATCACAGAGAGCAAACTGTCTGGGGAAATTCCTGGATCAATCGGTGAATGTTTGAGCCTAACTGATCTTTACATGCCGGGTAATTTTCTCCAAGGACCCATTCCTTCTTCCCTTGCTTCCTTACGGGGTCTCCGATACCTAGACCTGGCAAGAAACAATTTATCTGGAAAGATTCCAAAGGAGATAGAAAAGCTCCCCTTTTTACAGTTTCTGAATCTCTCTTTCAATAATCTTGAGGGTGAGGTACCAACCAAAGGAGTTTTCAGCAGTAGAAGTGCAGTGTCCCTTGATGGAAACAAAAATCTTTGTGGAGGTATTCCAGAACTGCAGTTACCAGCATGCCCCATCAAGCAAAAGAAACATAAAAAGCCTCTTGTTGCCATTATTCTAGCAGCAACCATGAGTTTAATTTTGCTTTTGTCAGCAATAACATCCTTGAGGCTTTTGTACTGGAGAAAATCAAAAAAGAATCTATCATCCAATCCTTTTACGTTGGATAAGCTCTTTCAAATTTCATACAATGAGCTTCTCCAAGCAACTCAGGGATTCTCTTCAGACAACTTAATTGGAGAAGGTAGTTTTGGCTCTGTATATAGAGGAAGTCTTGATCTAGAAGGAGAAAGGATAGTTGCTGTGAAGGTACTCAACCTTCAACAACATGGAGCTTCCAAGAGTTTCATTGCTGAGTGCAGAGCATTGCGAAGCATCAGACATCGAAACCTGGTGAAGATCTTGACATGCTGCTCTAGCATTGATTTTAAAGGCAATGACTTCAAAGCTCTCGTGCTTGATTTCATGGGGAATGGAAGTTTGGAAACGTGGTTGCATCCAGAAGAAGATGGTACTAGTCAATCAAGGAATTTAAACCTTCTTCAAAGGCTTCGTGTTGCCGTTGATCTGTCATCAGCTCTGCACTACCTTCATGATCTCTGTGAAACACCAATAATTCACTGTGACTTGAAGCCAAGCAATATTCTGCTTGACAATGACATGACTGCTCATCTTGGTGATTTTGGATTAGCAAGGCTTCTTTCCAAAAACACAAGCAACTCTTCTCAAGGCCAAACAAACTCCATCGGGATGAAGGGAACAATAGGCTATATACCTCCTG AATATGGAATAGGTAGCAAAGCAACAACAAATGGGGATGTGTACAGCTTTGGAATAATTTTGTTGGAGATTTTCACAGGACGGAGACCTACTGATGAAGTGTTCACAGATGGTTTGAATCTCCACAGCTTTGTGAGTTCTAAGCTACCAGGACATGTAATGGAGGCTCTGGATCCCAAGCTAATAGCAACAGGAGAATTCAGAGCAGAAGAAATTGTTGAAGACAATGAGAGCAGCGATGATGGTCAAATTGAAATCCaagaaaataatatcaaaattgaaaatttgaaattacaTGCAAGCAATGTGAAAGAATGTGTTGCATCAGTTCTCAAAATAGGACTTGCATGCTCAGCAGAAGTACCAGGAGATCGAATGAATATGAGAGATGTCACCAGAAAATTAAACATCATCATGGATGCTATCCTTCGTGCACGGACTCATGAAGATCCACGAATTGTAAATCACAAATAG
- the LOC110608408 gene encoding putative receptor-like protein kinase At3g47110: MELTGSLAPFWPSSILLLHVFFLFFITILCPQQADCLTQLGNETDKLALLEFNAQITNDPNGFFRLWNDSVHFCKWQGVACGRKHQRVRSLDLNDLSLSGTVSPHAGNLTFLRYLGLASNNFHGEIPKEIGQLFRLRIIEMRNNSLSGEIPRDISNCSELRIMSLIKNNLAGNIPSQLGSLKKLVVLYLGGNKLTGEIPHSLGNLSSLQDFFLSENHLQGKIPTGLGQLRNLTVFTVGANNLSGTIPPALYNIPSITTFETTNNQFTGSLPANLGLTLPNLQELFFAQNEYFGSIPESLANASRLRLIDISNNSFTGQFPTDLGYLKGLESLHLEFNFFGSNTSQDLSFVPSLANCSNLQQLYFDGNNFGGALPSSIGNLSNLVQLGFGRNPISGTIPEEVGNLVNLYRLDMDRNFFSGSIPISFGKLQKLERLTLNQNLLSGEIPASLGNITKLYWLELEGNKFQGNITPSLGSCRNLRFLDVSRNKLTGFIPREILGLSSLSETLNLSQNSLTGPLPLEVGSLRSINALDVSENKLSGEIPRTIGDLSRLEILNMQEKLLFLQYLNLSFNNFEGEVPKTGVFSNASAFSLVGNKNLCGGIPEFQLSACPGKEEKLRRPSIVIVLTTTISSFILVVIATSFYLFYRRKSKRNPISSPFMVDKLPQISYGELLKATDGFSSENLIGQGSFGSVYKGSLDQQGQGLVAVKPSNILLDNDMTAHVGDFGLARVISESTSNSSQSQIFSTGIKGTIGYMAPGNIFHTSFFFNRHIWKEMFTGKRPTHEIFTDGLDLHNFVKAKLPGQVRQVVDPTLFTPGEVEAATTAAAENMDDCECIEDSVEECVVSVLQIGLACSAEVPQDRMNMRDVTSKLNSIRVSFTGTRN, translated from the exons ATGGAACTTACAGGAAGCTTAGCTCCATTTTGGCCTTCTTCTATCCTTCTTCTTCAtgtctttttcttattttttataaccATATTATGCCCACAACAAGCTGATTGTCTCACTCAATTGGGAAACGAGACTGATAAGCTTGCTCTCCTGGAATTCAATGCCCAGATAACCAATGACCCAAATGGCTTCTTCAGGTTATGGAATGATTCTGTTCACTTCTGCAAATGGCAAGGAGTTGCTTGTGGCCGCAAACATCAGAGAGTTAGGTCTCTAGATCTCAACGACTTGAGCTTGTCAGGGACCGTATCACCTCATGCAGGAAATCTTACTTTCTTGAGGTACTTGGGTCTTGCAAGCAACAATTTCCATGGAGAAATTCCTAAAGAAATTGGTCAGCTATTCCGCTTGAGAATTATCGAAATGCGGAACAACTCATTGAGTGGTGAAATTCCAAGGGACATCAGCAACTGCTCAGAGCTCAGGATTATGAGCTTGATTAAGAACAACTTAGCAGGGAATATACCATCTCAGCTAGGCTCTTTAAAGAAGCTTGTAGTTCTTTATCTGGGCGGAAATAAACTCACAGGAGAGATCCCACATTCCCTTGGCAATCTTTCATCTCTCCAAGACTTTTTCTTATCAGAAAATCATTTGCAGGGAAAGATTCCGACAGGATTGGGACAGTTAAGGAACTTAACAGTCTTTACTGTCGGAGCAAATAATCTGAGTGGTACAATACCTCCTGCTCTTTACAATATCCCATCTATCACTACCTTTGAGACGACAAATAATCAATTCACTGGAAGTCTCCCAGCAAACTTGGGCCTAACTCTGCCGAACTTGCAAGAACTGTTCTTTGCTCAAAATGAATATTTTGGAAGTATTCCAGAATCATTGGCCAATGCTTCTCGGCTTCGGCTTATTGACATCTCGAACAACAGTTTCACAGGGCAATTCCCAACCGATCTGGGATATCTCAAGGGACTTGAATCGCTTCATTTGGAGTTCAATTTCTTTGGCAGTAACACAAGtcaagatttgagttttgtacCATCTCTTGCCAACTGCAGCAATCTGCAACAACTATATTTTGATGGAAACAATTTTGGTGGTGCATTGCCTAGCTCCATTGGCAATCTGTCTAATCTTGTGCAGTTAGGCTTCGGACGGAATCCAATATCAGGAACAATCCCAGAAGAGGTAGGCAATCTTGTCAATTTGTATCGATTAGATATGGATAGAAACTTTTTTTCTGGTAGTATCCCCATTTCTTTTGGAAAGTTACAAAAGCTGGAAAGGCTAACTTTAAATCAAAATCTACTTTCCGGAGAAATACCAGCTTCCCTGGGTAACATTACCAAGCTATATTGGCTTGAATTAGAAGGAAACAAATTCCAAGGAAATATAACCCCAAGTCTTGGAAGCTGCAGAAATCTTCGTTTCCTAGATGTCTCAAGAAATAAACTCACAGGCTTCATACCCAGAGAAATCCTTGGCCTTTCTTCTCTATCGGAAACTCTTAACTTATCACAGAACTCATTGACAGGTCCCTTGCCCTTAGAAGTTGGCAGCTTGAGAAGTATTAATGCATTAGATGTCTCAGAGAACAAACTCTCTGGGGAAATTCCCCGAACAATAGGTGACTTATCTAGGCTAGAAATCCTTAACATGCAGG AGAAGCTTTTGTTCTTGCAATATTTGAACCTTTCTTTCAATAATTTTGAGGGTGAGGTACCAAAAACTGGAGTTTTCAGCAATGCAAGTGCATTTTCCCTTGTTGGAAATAAAAATCTTTGTGGAGGTATCCCAGAATTTCAGCTGTCAGCTTGTCCTGGCAAAGAAGAAAAACTCAGAAGGCCTTCCATTGTCATAGTCCTCACTACAACTATCAGTTCATTTATCCTTGTCGTGATAGCTACGTCCTTTTATCTTTTCTACCGACGAAAGTCAAAAAGGAATCCCATTTCCTCGCCTTTTATGGTGGATAAGCTTCCTCAAATTTCATATGGGGAGCTCTTGAAAGCAACTGATGGATTCTCTTCAGAAAACTTGATTGGACAAGGAAGTTTTGGCTCAGTATATAAAGGAAGTCTTGATCAGCAAGGACAAGGTTTGGTGGCTGTAAAG CCTAGCAATATTCTTCTTGACAATGACATGACTGCTCATGTTGGTGACTTTGGATTAGCAAGGGTCATTTCTGAAAGCACCAGCAACTCTTCTCAAAGCCAAATCTTCTCAACTGGTATAAAGGGAACAATTGGCTACATGGCTCCAGGTAATATTTTCCACACTTCTTTCTTCTTTAATAGACACATATG GAAAGAGATGTTCACAGGAAAGAGACCAACGCATGAAATTTTCACAGATGGTTTAGATCTCCACAACTTTGTTAAGGCAAAGCTCCCAGGACAAGTCAGGCAGGTTGTGGATCCCACATTATTCACTCCAGGAGAAGTGGAGGCAGCTACAACGGCAGCAGCAGAAAATATGGATGATTGTGAATGTATTGAGGATAGTGTAGAAGAATGTGTTGTATCAGTGCTTCAAATTGGACTGGCATGCTCTGCAGAAGTTCCACAAGATCGAATGAATATGAGGGATGTAACAAGCAAACTAAATTCCATCAGGGTTTCCTTCACAGGGACCAGAAACTAG